From Musa acuminata AAA Group cultivar baxijiao chromosome BXJ3-8, Cavendish_Baxijiao_AAA, whole genome shotgun sequence, one genomic window encodes:
- the LOC103993793 gene encoding uncharacterized protein LOC103993793 isoform X4: protein MERAIEIRSLDGRSITVSISSDSSIGDLKAMLKESSFLPAKKSPRFHLFFKGSKLSLDGRVDDYPVEHGITKDEITRSGPSNYLSSKKGETSVGERCRKTSMKRTCKRKLDDSHVLLRDLLCSDEKNIFDQLMSDRIRCIVESVCCLCNADSGSCLLFEEYFRSTSMSQHCVCPSWLKRVLKNFTFINILCALFQIQKKFLTWKCIDEALKQPGTFGLENTCGSDVENLSLLCPLVVLPIALFVVITLCEQRRILNKLDSAILICNSINGQHEVTNTSNKEASTSSVIRAFDRRNYNFISELWKAIKCCMDRKLASSISLLLPLEDIILMKDIIALSESSDTLLFRKKTSLCSSTHIMEPAEMVEHLREGIGKQGQIVHVEQIDAKEAAYVELPTDLTEALKLILKGLGITRLYSHQAEAIRASLSGKHVVVATSTSSGKSLCYNMPVLEALSKNTSSCALYIFPTKALAQDQLRTLLKMISGLDIGLEIGVYDGDTSKENRKLIRDGARLLITNPDMLHMSILPFHRQFQRILSNLRYIVIDETHAYKGAFGCHTALILRRLCRICSHVYGSDPSFIFCTATSANPREHAMVLSNLQTLELIQNDGSPCGPKYFILWNPPLNLGQKTSSRSTIKKPVKREKASSRRNNKQPVQSSIESRRSSPILEVSYLLAEMVQHGLRCIAFCKTRKLSELVLSYTREILQATAKDLANSIYVYRAGYSPQERRRIETDLFEGKILGVAATNALELGIDIGHIDATLHLGFPGSVASLWQQAGRSGRRARPSLAVYVAFEGPLDQYFMKFPQKLFGSPIEHCQVDANNQKVLEQHIACAASELPLCLQYDENYFGSGLGCAIVALKNKGYLGTDPCVSPKLWNYIGPEKSPSHAVSIRAVETNKYKVMEKISNEVLEEIEESTAFFQVYEGAVYMNQGNTYLVKDLDLSAKVGFCQKADLNYYTKTRDYTDIHVSGGDLAYPLVKESGYVKTTARTNACKVTTKWFGFYRISRTSNQILDTVDLNLPTFSYESQAAWIRVPQSIKTILEAENLPFRSGLHAASHALLNVVPLYIMCNATDLATECVNPHETRAFAERILLYDRHPGGIGIAAQVQLLFRELLTAALELISTCGCTSTSGCPNCIQVLSCGEYNEVIHKDAAVLILKSVIKAETAYFEGGQVS from the exons ATGGAGAGGGCGATCGAAATCCGAAGCCTCGATGGCCGATCGATCACTGTCTCGATCTCCTCCGACAGTTCCATCGGCGACTTGAAGGCTATGCTGAAGGAATCGTCGTTCCTTCCGGCGAAGAAATCCCCCCGTTTCCACCTTTTTTTCAAG GGTTCCAAGTTGAGCTTAGATGGTCGCGTGGACGACTATCCGGTCGAGCACG GCATAACTAAAGACGAGATAACTCGGAGCGGGCCTTCTAATTATCTATCCAGTAAGAAAGGGGAGACGTCAGTGGGTGAAAGGTGTAGGAAGACTTCGATGAAAAGAACATGCAAGCGAAAATTGGATGACAGTCATGTACTTCTTCGAGACCTGTTATGTTCTGATGAAAAAAATATCTTTGATCAACTGATGAGTGATAGAATTCGATGCATCGTGGAATCGGTATGCTGTTTATGTAATGCTGATTCAGGTAGTTGTTTGTTGTTTGAAGAATACTTCAGATCGACCAGTATGTCGCAGCATTGTGTATGCCCTTCCTGGCTGAAGAGAGTACTGAAGAACTTTACATTCATAAATATTCTGTGTGCTCTTTTTCAAATTCAAAAGAAATTCTTGACTTGGAAATGCATAGACGAAGCACTGAAGCAGCCTGGGACATTTGGACTGGAAAACACTTGTGGGTCAGATGTTGAAAATCTTTCGCTACTTTGTCCACTGGTAGTACTACCAATTGCTTTGTTT GTGGTGATAACTCTTTGCGAGCAACGAAGAATTCTGAACAAGTTGGACTCTGCCATTCTCATATGCAACTCCATAAATGGTCAACATGAAGTGACAAATACAT CTAACAAAGAAGCTTCTACTTCCTCAGTTATTCGTGCATTTGACCGAAGGAATTATAATTTCATTTCAGAGTTATGGAAAGCTATAAAGTGCTGCATG GATAGAAAACTGGCAAGCAGCATATCTCTACTGCTGCCTCTGGaagatattattttgatgaagGACATCATTGCTCTTTCAGAAAGTAGCGACACATTGTTATTCAGGAAAAAAACATCATTATGCTCG AGCACACATATTATGGAACCTGCTGAAAtggttgaacatctcagggaagGCATTGGAAAACAAGGACAG ATAGTACATGTGGAACAAATAGATGCCAAAGAAGCTGCATATGTCGAGCTCCCAACTGATCTAACAGAAGCTCTAAAGTTGATACTTAAAGGGCTTGGAATAACAAGGTTATACAGCCACCAG GCTGAAGCTATACGTGCCTCTCTATCTGGGAAGCATGTTGTTGTGGCAACATCAACTTCCAGTGGAAAATCTCTGTGCTATAATATGCCAGTTCTTGAAGCACTGTCTAAGAACACATCATCATGTGCTCTCTACATATTTCCCACAAAG GCTTTAGCTCAAGATCAACTGAGAACTCTACTAAAAATGATAAGTGGCTTGGATATTGGCCTAGAAATTGGTGTTTATGATGGAGATACATCTAAAGAAAACCGTAAATTGATAAGAGATGGTGCTAGATTG TTGATTACCAATCCGGATATGTTGCACATGTCTATCTTGCCATTTCATAGGCAATTTCAGCGGATTTTATCAAACCTCAG GTATATTGTGATTGATGAAACTCATGCATACAAAGGTGCATTTGGTTGTCACACTGCTCTCATACTAAGGAGATTGTGCAGGATTTGTTCTCATG TGTATGGCAGTGATCCATCCTTCATATTTTGTACTGCAACATCGGCAAATCCACGTGAACATGCCATG GTGCTTAGCAACTTGCAGACACTAGAGCTGATTCAAAATGATGGAAGTCCTTGTGGTCcaaagtattttattttatggaATCCTCCGTTGAATTTG GGGCAAAAGACATCAAGCAGAAGTACCATTAAAAAACCTGTTAAGAGAGAAAAGGCATCAAGCAGGAGGAACAATAAGCAACCTGTTCAGTCTTCTATAGAATCGAGACGTTCAAG TCCCATTCTTGAGGTATCTTATCTCCTTGCGGAAATGGTTCAACATGGGCTACGCTGCATTGCTTTTTGTAAGACTCGGAAACTGAGTGAATTAGTTCTCTCTTACAC GCGTGAAATACTTCAGGCAACTGCAAAGGATCTGGCTAATTCAATATATGTCTATCGTGCTGGCTACTCTCCTCAG GAAAGGAGAAGAATAGAGACCGATCTTTTTGAGGGGAAAATCCTGGGTGTTGCAGCAACCAATGCACTTGAGCTTGGGATCGATATAGGGCATATTGATGCAACTTTACATCTTGGCTTTCCTGGTAGCGTTGCTAG CTTGTGGCAGCAAGCTGGGAGATCTGGCAGAAGAGCGAGGCCATCACTGGCAGTTTATGTTGCATTTGAGGGGCCTTTGGATCAGTATTTCATGAAGTTCCCTCAGAAGCTCTTTGGGAGCCCAATCGAGCACTGCCAAGTTGATGCAAATAACCAGAAG GTGCTAGAACAACATATTGCCTGTGCTGCTTCTGAACTACCATTGTGTCTGCAATATGATGAAAATTACTTTGGTTCTGGTCTTGGTTGTGCAATTGTTGCTCTAAAGAACAAGGGGTATTTAGGTACTGATCCGTGTGTTTCTCCAAAGTTATGGAATTATATCGGACCTGAA AAAAGTCCTTCGCATGCAGTTAGTATACGGGCAGTTGAAACTAACAAATACAAAGTGATGGAGAAAATAAGTAATGAAGTGCTCGAGGAAATTGAAGAAAGCACAGCCTTCTTCCAG GTATATGAGGGTGCTGTCTACATGAATCAAGGCAATACATATTTGGTGAAAGATTTAGATTTATCAGCAAAAGTTGGCTTCTGTCAGAAAGCTGATTTAAACTATTATACCAAGACTCGAGATTACACAGACATCCATGTTTCTGGAGGTGACCTT GCCTATCCGCTGGTGAAGGAATCTGGTTATGTAAAGACAACTGCCCGAACAAATGCTTGCAAAGTTACTACCAAATGGTTTGGTTTTTATCGGATATCGAGAACTAGTAACCAGATACTTGATACAGTTGATCTTAATCTACCTACATTTTCCTACGAATCACAG GCAGCTTGGATACGTGTTCCTCAGTCAATAAAGACTATTTTGGAGGCAGAGAATCTCCCTTTTCGTTCAGGCTTGCATGCAGCCTCCCATGCACTTCTGAATGTCGTGCCCTT GTATATCATGTGCAATGCTACCGACTTGGCTACAGAATGTGTGAATCCCCATGAAACACGTGCTTTTGCCGAACGAATTTTGTTGTATGATCGACATCCTGGTGGTATTGGTATTGCAGCACAG GTTCAGTTACTGTTTAGAGAACTCCTCACTGCTGCATTGGAACTAATTTCAACATGCGGTTGCACGTCTACTTCTGGTTGTCCGAACTGTATTCAA GTGCTTTCATGTGGTGAGTACAATGAAGTTATACACAAGGATGCTGCGGTTTTGATTCTCAAG AGCGTCATCAAAGCTGAGACAGCATACTTTGAAGGCGGACAAGTTTCTTag
- the LOC103993793 gene encoding uncharacterized protein LOC103993793 isoform X2, with amino-acid sequence MERAIEIRSLDGRSITVSISSDSSIGDLKAMLKESSFLPAKKSPRFHLFFKGSKLSLDGRVDDYPVEHGEFMVLVPFIKKSGQIPVENGPPVRSPPNRPLDSVPSPAADMAWRDIMNDLSSLSGITKDEITRSGPSNYLSSKKGETSVGERCRKTSMKRTCKRKLDDSHVLLRDLLCSDEKNIFDQLMSDRIRCIVESVCCLCNADSGSCLLFEEYFRSTSMSQHCVCPSWLKRVLKNFTFINILCALFQIQKKFLTWKCIDEALKQPGTFGLENTCGSDVENLSLLCPLVVITLCEQRRILNKLDSAILICNSINGQHEVTNTSNKEASTSSVIRAFDRRNYNFISELWKAIKCCMDRKLASSISLLLPLEDIILMKDIIALSESSDTLLFRKKTSLCSSTHIMEPAEMVEHLREGIGKQGQIVHVEQIDAKEAAYVELPTDLTEALKLILKGLGITRLYSHQAEAIRASLSGKHVVVATSTSSGKSLCYNMPVLEALSKNTSSCALYIFPTKALAQDQLRTLLKMISGLDIGLEIGVYDGDTSKENRKLIRDGARLLITNPDMLHMSILPFHRQFQRILSNLRYIVIDETHAYKGAFGCHTALILRRLCRICSHVYGSDPSFIFCTATSANPREHAMVLSNLQTLELIQNDGSPCGPKYFILWNPPLNLGQKTSSRSTIKKPVKREKASSRRNNKQPVQSSIESRRSSPILEVSYLLAEMVQHGLRCIAFCKTRKLSELVLSYTREILQATAKDLANSIYVYRAGYSPQERRRIETDLFEGKILGVAATNALELGIDIGHIDATLHLGFPGSVASLWQQAGRSGRRARPSLAVYVAFEGPLDQYFMKFPQKLFGSPIEHCQVDANNQKVLEQHIACAASELPLCLQYDENYFGSGLGCAIVALKNKGYLGTDPCVSPKLWNYIGPEKSPSHAVSIRAVETNKYKVMEKISNEVLEEIEESTAFFQVYEGAVYMNQGNTYLVKDLDLSAKVGFCQKADLNYYTKTRDYTDIHVSGGDLAYPLVKESGYVKTTARTNACKVTTKWFGFYRISRTSNQILDTVDLNLPTFSYESQAAWIRVPQSIKTILEAENLPFRSGLHAASHALLNVVPLYIMCNATDLATECVNPHETRAFAERILLYDRHPGGIGIAAQVQLLFRELLTAALELISTCGCTSTSGCPNCIQVLSCGEYNEVIHKDAAVLILKSVIKAETAYFEGGQVS; translated from the exons ATGGAGAGGGCGATCGAAATCCGAAGCCTCGATGGCCGATCGATCACTGTCTCGATCTCCTCCGACAGTTCCATCGGCGACTTGAAGGCTATGCTGAAGGAATCGTCGTTCCTTCCGGCGAAGAAATCCCCCCGTTTCCACCTTTTTTTCAAG GGTTCCAAGTTGAGCTTAGATGGTCGCGTGGACGACTATCCGGTCGAGCACGGTGAGTTTATGGTTCTTGTCCCGTTTATCAAGAAATCTGGGCAGATCCCAGTGGAAAATGGTCCACCCGTGCGTAGCCCACCTAATCGTCCTCTCGATAGCGTGCCATCACCTGCCGCGGACATGGCCTGGCGTGATATTATGAATGATCTGTCGTCTTTATCAGGCATAACTAAAGACGAGATAACTCGGAGCGGGCCTTCTAATTATCTATCCAGTAAGAAAGGGGAGACGTCAGTGGGTGAAAGGTGTAGGAAGACTTCGATGAAAAGAACATGCAAGCGAAAATTGGATGACAGTCATGTACTTCTTCGAGACCTGTTATGTTCTGATGAAAAAAATATCTTTGATCAACTGATGAGTGATAGAATTCGATGCATCGTGGAATCGGTATGCTGTTTATGTAATGCTGATTCAGGTAGTTGTTTGTTGTTTGAAGAATACTTCAGATCGACCAGTATGTCGCAGCATTGTGTATGCCCTTCCTGGCTGAAGAGAGTACTGAAGAACTTTACATTCATAAATATTCTGTGTGCTCTTTTTCAAATTCAAAAGAAATTCTTGACTTGGAAATGCATAGACGAAGCACTGAAGCAGCCTGGGACATTTGGACTGGAAAACACTTGTGGGTCAGATGTTGAAAATCTTTCGCTACTTTGTCCACTG GTGGTGATAACTCTTTGCGAGCAACGAAGAATTCTGAACAAGTTGGACTCTGCCATTCTCATATGCAACTCCATAAATGGTCAACATGAAGTGACAAATACAT CTAACAAAGAAGCTTCTACTTCCTCAGTTATTCGTGCATTTGACCGAAGGAATTATAATTTCATTTCAGAGTTATGGAAAGCTATAAAGTGCTGCATG GATAGAAAACTGGCAAGCAGCATATCTCTACTGCTGCCTCTGGaagatattattttgatgaagGACATCATTGCTCTTTCAGAAAGTAGCGACACATTGTTATTCAGGAAAAAAACATCATTATGCTCG AGCACACATATTATGGAACCTGCTGAAAtggttgaacatctcagggaagGCATTGGAAAACAAGGACAG ATAGTACATGTGGAACAAATAGATGCCAAAGAAGCTGCATATGTCGAGCTCCCAACTGATCTAACAGAAGCTCTAAAGTTGATACTTAAAGGGCTTGGAATAACAAGGTTATACAGCCACCAG GCTGAAGCTATACGTGCCTCTCTATCTGGGAAGCATGTTGTTGTGGCAACATCAACTTCCAGTGGAAAATCTCTGTGCTATAATATGCCAGTTCTTGAAGCACTGTCTAAGAACACATCATCATGTGCTCTCTACATATTTCCCACAAAG GCTTTAGCTCAAGATCAACTGAGAACTCTACTAAAAATGATAAGTGGCTTGGATATTGGCCTAGAAATTGGTGTTTATGATGGAGATACATCTAAAGAAAACCGTAAATTGATAAGAGATGGTGCTAGATTG TTGATTACCAATCCGGATATGTTGCACATGTCTATCTTGCCATTTCATAGGCAATTTCAGCGGATTTTATCAAACCTCAG GTATATTGTGATTGATGAAACTCATGCATACAAAGGTGCATTTGGTTGTCACACTGCTCTCATACTAAGGAGATTGTGCAGGATTTGTTCTCATG TGTATGGCAGTGATCCATCCTTCATATTTTGTACTGCAACATCGGCAAATCCACGTGAACATGCCATG GTGCTTAGCAACTTGCAGACACTAGAGCTGATTCAAAATGATGGAAGTCCTTGTGGTCcaaagtattttattttatggaATCCTCCGTTGAATTTG GGGCAAAAGACATCAAGCAGAAGTACCATTAAAAAACCTGTTAAGAGAGAAAAGGCATCAAGCAGGAGGAACAATAAGCAACCTGTTCAGTCTTCTATAGAATCGAGACGTTCAAG TCCCATTCTTGAGGTATCTTATCTCCTTGCGGAAATGGTTCAACATGGGCTACGCTGCATTGCTTTTTGTAAGACTCGGAAACTGAGTGAATTAGTTCTCTCTTACAC GCGTGAAATACTTCAGGCAACTGCAAAGGATCTGGCTAATTCAATATATGTCTATCGTGCTGGCTACTCTCCTCAG GAAAGGAGAAGAATAGAGACCGATCTTTTTGAGGGGAAAATCCTGGGTGTTGCAGCAACCAATGCACTTGAGCTTGGGATCGATATAGGGCATATTGATGCAACTTTACATCTTGGCTTTCCTGGTAGCGTTGCTAG CTTGTGGCAGCAAGCTGGGAGATCTGGCAGAAGAGCGAGGCCATCACTGGCAGTTTATGTTGCATTTGAGGGGCCTTTGGATCAGTATTTCATGAAGTTCCCTCAGAAGCTCTTTGGGAGCCCAATCGAGCACTGCCAAGTTGATGCAAATAACCAGAAG GTGCTAGAACAACATATTGCCTGTGCTGCTTCTGAACTACCATTGTGTCTGCAATATGATGAAAATTACTTTGGTTCTGGTCTTGGTTGTGCAATTGTTGCTCTAAAGAACAAGGGGTATTTAGGTACTGATCCGTGTGTTTCTCCAAAGTTATGGAATTATATCGGACCTGAA AAAAGTCCTTCGCATGCAGTTAGTATACGGGCAGTTGAAACTAACAAATACAAAGTGATGGAGAAAATAAGTAATGAAGTGCTCGAGGAAATTGAAGAAAGCACAGCCTTCTTCCAG GTATATGAGGGTGCTGTCTACATGAATCAAGGCAATACATATTTGGTGAAAGATTTAGATTTATCAGCAAAAGTTGGCTTCTGTCAGAAAGCTGATTTAAACTATTATACCAAGACTCGAGATTACACAGACATCCATGTTTCTGGAGGTGACCTT GCCTATCCGCTGGTGAAGGAATCTGGTTATGTAAAGACAACTGCCCGAACAAATGCTTGCAAAGTTACTACCAAATGGTTTGGTTTTTATCGGATATCGAGAACTAGTAACCAGATACTTGATACAGTTGATCTTAATCTACCTACATTTTCCTACGAATCACAG GCAGCTTGGATACGTGTTCCTCAGTCAATAAAGACTATTTTGGAGGCAGAGAATCTCCCTTTTCGTTCAGGCTTGCATGCAGCCTCCCATGCACTTCTGAATGTCGTGCCCTT GTATATCATGTGCAATGCTACCGACTTGGCTACAGAATGTGTGAATCCCCATGAAACACGTGCTTTTGCCGAACGAATTTTGTTGTATGATCGACATCCTGGTGGTATTGGTATTGCAGCACAG GTTCAGTTACTGTTTAGAGAACTCCTCACTGCTGCATTGGAACTAATTTCAACATGCGGTTGCACGTCTACTTCTGGTTGTCCGAACTGTATTCAA GTGCTTTCATGTGGTGAGTACAATGAAGTTATACACAAGGATGCTGCGGTTTTGATTCTCAAG AGCGTCATCAAAGCTGAGACAGCATACTTTGAAGGCGGACAAGTTTCTTag
- the LOC103993793 gene encoding uncharacterized protein LOC103993793 isoform X1: protein MERAIEIRSLDGRSITVSISSDSSIGDLKAMLKESSFLPAKKSPRFHLFFKGSKLSLDGRVDDYPVEHGEFMVLVPFIKKSGQIPVENGPPVRSPPNRPLDSVPSPAADMAWRDIMNDLSSLSGITKDEITRSGPSNYLSSKKGETSVGERCRKTSMKRTCKRKLDDSHVLLRDLLCSDEKNIFDQLMSDRIRCIVESVCCLCNADSGSCLLFEEYFRSTSMSQHCVCPSWLKRVLKNFTFINILCALFQIQKKFLTWKCIDEALKQPGTFGLENTCGSDVENLSLLCPLVVLPIALFVVITLCEQRRILNKLDSAILICNSINGQHEVTNTSNKEASTSSVIRAFDRRNYNFISELWKAIKCCMDRKLASSISLLLPLEDIILMKDIIALSESSDTLLFRKKTSLCSSTHIMEPAEMVEHLREGIGKQGQIVHVEQIDAKEAAYVELPTDLTEALKLILKGLGITRLYSHQAEAIRASLSGKHVVVATSTSSGKSLCYNMPVLEALSKNTSSCALYIFPTKALAQDQLRTLLKMISGLDIGLEIGVYDGDTSKENRKLIRDGARLLITNPDMLHMSILPFHRQFQRILSNLRYIVIDETHAYKGAFGCHTALILRRLCRICSHVYGSDPSFIFCTATSANPREHAMVLSNLQTLELIQNDGSPCGPKYFILWNPPLNLGQKTSSRSTIKKPVKREKASSRRNNKQPVQSSIESRRSSPILEVSYLLAEMVQHGLRCIAFCKTRKLSELVLSYTREILQATAKDLANSIYVYRAGYSPQERRRIETDLFEGKILGVAATNALELGIDIGHIDATLHLGFPGSVASLWQQAGRSGRRARPSLAVYVAFEGPLDQYFMKFPQKLFGSPIEHCQVDANNQKVLEQHIACAASELPLCLQYDENYFGSGLGCAIVALKNKGYLGTDPCVSPKLWNYIGPEKSPSHAVSIRAVETNKYKVMEKISNEVLEEIEESTAFFQVYEGAVYMNQGNTYLVKDLDLSAKVGFCQKADLNYYTKTRDYTDIHVSGGDLAYPLVKESGYVKTTARTNACKVTTKWFGFYRISRTSNQILDTVDLNLPTFSYESQAAWIRVPQSIKTILEAENLPFRSGLHAASHALLNVVPLYIMCNATDLATECVNPHETRAFAERILLYDRHPGGIGIAAQVQLLFRELLTAALELISTCGCTSTSGCPNCIQVLSCGEYNEVIHKDAAVLILKSVIKAETAYFEGGQVS from the exons ATGGAGAGGGCGATCGAAATCCGAAGCCTCGATGGCCGATCGATCACTGTCTCGATCTCCTCCGACAGTTCCATCGGCGACTTGAAGGCTATGCTGAAGGAATCGTCGTTCCTTCCGGCGAAGAAATCCCCCCGTTTCCACCTTTTTTTCAAG GGTTCCAAGTTGAGCTTAGATGGTCGCGTGGACGACTATCCGGTCGAGCACGGTGAGTTTATGGTTCTTGTCCCGTTTATCAAGAAATCTGGGCAGATCCCAGTGGAAAATGGTCCACCCGTGCGTAGCCCACCTAATCGTCCTCTCGATAGCGTGCCATCACCTGCCGCGGACATGGCCTGGCGTGATATTATGAATGATCTGTCGTCTTTATCAGGCATAACTAAAGACGAGATAACTCGGAGCGGGCCTTCTAATTATCTATCCAGTAAGAAAGGGGAGACGTCAGTGGGTGAAAGGTGTAGGAAGACTTCGATGAAAAGAACATGCAAGCGAAAATTGGATGACAGTCATGTACTTCTTCGAGACCTGTTATGTTCTGATGAAAAAAATATCTTTGATCAACTGATGAGTGATAGAATTCGATGCATCGTGGAATCGGTATGCTGTTTATGTAATGCTGATTCAGGTAGTTGTTTGTTGTTTGAAGAATACTTCAGATCGACCAGTATGTCGCAGCATTGTGTATGCCCTTCCTGGCTGAAGAGAGTACTGAAGAACTTTACATTCATAAATATTCTGTGTGCTCTTTTTCAAATTCAAAAGAAATTCTTGACTTGGAAATGCATAGACGAAGCACTGAAGCAGCCTGGGACATTTGGACTGGAAAACACTTGTGGGTCAGATGTTGAAAATCTTTCGCTACTTTGTCCACTGGTAGTACTACCAATTGCTTTGTTT GTGGTGATAACTCTTTGCGAGCAACGAAGAATTCTGAACAAGTTGGACTCTGCCATTCTCATATGCAACTCCATAAATGGTCAACATGAAGTGACAAATACAT CTAACAAAGAAGCTTCTACTTCCTCAGTTATTCGTGCATTTGACCGAAGGAATTATAATTTCATTTCAGAGTTATGGAAAGCTATAAAGTGCTGCATG GATAGAAAACTGGCAAGCAGCATATCTCTACTGCTGCCTCTGGaagatattattttgatgaagGACATCATTGCTCTTTCAGAAAGTAGCGACACATTGTTATTCAGGAAAAAAACATCATTATGCTCG AGCACACATATTATGGAACCTGCTGAAAtggttgaacatctcagggaagGCATTGGAAAACAAGGACAG ATAGTACATGTGGAACAAATAGATGCCAAAGAAGCTGCATATGTCGAGCTCCCAACTGATCTAACAGAAGCTCTAAAGTTGATACTTAAAGGGCTTGGAATAACAAGGTTATACAGCCACCAG GCTGAAGCTATACGTGCCTCTCTATCTGGGAAGCATGTTGTTGTGGCAACATCAACTTCCAGTGGAAAATCTCTGTGCTATAATATGCCAGTTCTTGAAGCACTGTCTAAGAACACATCATCATGTGCTCTCTACATATTTCCCACAAAG GCTTTAGCTCAAGATCAACTGAGAACTCTACTAAAAATGATAAGTGGCTTGGATATTGGCCTAGAAATTGGTGTTTATGATGGAGATACATCTAAAGAAAACCGTAAATTGATAAGAGATGGTGCTAGATTG TTGATTACCAATCCGGATATGTTGCACATGTCTATCTTGCCATTTCATAGGCAATTTCAGCGGATTTTATCAAACCTCAG GTATATTGTGATTGATGAAACTCATGCATACAAAGGTGCATTTGGTTGTCACACTGCTCTCATACTAAGGAGATTGTGCAGGATTTGTTCTCATG TGTATGGCAGTGATCCATCCTTCATATTTTGTACTGCAACATCGGCAAATCCACGTGAACATGCCATG GTGCTTAGCAACTTGCAGACACTAGAGCTGATTCAAAATGATGGAAGTCCTTGTGGTCcaaagtattttattttatggaATCCTCCGTTGAATTTG GGGCAAAAGACATCAAGCAGAAGTACCATTAAAAAACCTGTTAAGAGAGAAAAGGCATCAAGCAGGAGGAACAATAAGCAACCTGTTCAGTCTTCTATAGAATCGAGACGTTCAAG TCCCATTCTTGAGGTATCTTATCTCCTTGCGGAAATGGTTCAACATGGGCTACGCTGCATTGCTTTTTGTAAGACTCGGAAACTGAGTGAATTAGTTCTCTCTTACAC GCGTGAAATACTTCAGGCAACTGCAAAGGATCTGGCTAATTCAATATATGTCTATCGTGCTGGCTACTCTCCTCAG GAAAGGAGAAGAATAGAGACCGATCTTTTTGAGGGGAAAATCCTGGGTGTTGCAGCAACCAATGCACTTGAGCTTGGGATCGATATAGGGCATATTGATGCAACTTTACATCTTGGCTTTCCTGGTAGCGTTGCTAG CTTGTGGCAGCAAGCTGGGAGATCTGGCAGAAGAGCGAGGCCATCACTGGCAGTTTATGTTGCATTTGAGGGGCCTTTGGATCAGTATTTCATGAAGTTCCCTCAGAAGCTCTTTGGGAGCCCAATCGAGCACTGCCAAGTTGATGCAAATAACCAGAAG GTGCTAGAACAACATATTGCCTGTGCTGCTTCTGAACTACCATTGTGTCTGCAATATGATGAAAATTACTTTGGTTCTGGTCTTGGTTGTGCAATTGTTGCTCTAAAGAACAAGGGGTATTTAGGTACTGATCCGTGTGTTTCTCCAAAGTTATGGAATTATATCGGACCTGAA AAAAGTCCTTCGCATGCAGTTAGTATACGGGCAGTTGAAACTAACAAATACAAAGTGATGGAGAAAATAAGTAATGAAGTGCTCGAGGAAATTGAAGAAAGCACAGCCTTCTTCCAG GTATATGAGGGTGCTGTCTACATGAATCAAGGCAATACATATTTGGTGAAAGATTTAGATTTATCAGCAAAAGTTGGCTTCTGTCAGAAAGCTGATTTAAACTATTATACCAAGACTCGAGATTACACAGACATCCATGTTTCTGGAGGTGACCTT GCCTATCCGCTGGTGAAGGAATCTGGTTATGTAAAGACAACTGCCCGAACAAATGCTTGCAAAGTTACTACCAAATGGTTTGGTTTTTATCGGATATCGAGAACTAGTAACCAGATACTTGATACAGTTGATCTTAATCTACCTACATTTTCCTACGAATCACAG GCAGCTTGGATACGTGTTCCTCAGTCAATAAAGACTATTTTGGAGGCAGAGAATCTCCCTTTTCGTTCAGGCTTGCATGCAGCCTCCCATGCACTTCTGAATGTCGTGCCCTT GTATATCATGTGCAATGCTACCGACTTGGCTACAGAATGTGTGAATCCCCATGAAACACGTGCTTTTGCCGAACGAATTTTGTTGTATGATCGACATCCTGGTGGTATTGGTATTGCAGCACAG GTTCAGTTACTGTTTAGAGAACTCCTCACTGCTGCATTGGAACTAATTTCAACATGCGGTTGCACGTCTACTTCTGGTTGTCCGAACTGTATTCAA GTGCTTTCATGTGGTGAGTACAATGAAGTTATACACAAGGATGCTGCGGTTTTGATTCTCAAG AGCGTCATCAAAGCTGAGACAGCATACTTTGAAGGCGGACAAGTTTCTTag